In one window of Chryseobacterium sp. JV274 DNA:
- the alaS gene encoding alanine--tRNA ligase, with protein MTSQEIRQKFLDYFKSKGHLIVPSAPIVLKDDPTLMFSNSGMTQFKDFFLGYKTPTAPRIADTQKCLRVSGKHNDLDDVGRDTYHHTMFEMLGNWSFGDYFKKEAIAFAWELLTEVYGIPKENLYVTIFEGDASENLDRDQDAYDFWKSHISEDRIINGNKKDNFWEMGESGPCGPCSEIHVDLRTPEEKAKVSGLELVNNDHPQVVEVWNLVFMEFNRKADKSLEKLPAQHVDTGMGFERLCMALQGKSSNYDTDVFTPLISKVEELSGKKYTGILEDEKDIAIRVVVDHIRAVSFAIADGQLPSSGGAGYVIRRILRRGISYSYRFLGMKEPFLYKLVAVLQEQMGPFFPELEKQGKLVTEVIKSEEDSFLNTIETGLIRVEKLIQQTIADNQKVLPTLEVFELYDTYGFPDDLTRIIAEEKGLTIDEEGFEAEREKQRKRSQQDSAQKVYDWVNLESKPETFVGYDQTESETYITRYRKVENKDGEFYQVVLSNSPFYPEGGGQVGDKGVLENAVESFEVLETKKENGLIISLISGLPKDAGAVFYAKVNASDRKNSQANHSVTHLLHEALRDVLGTHVEQKGSYVGPDYLRFDFSHFNKMTEEELALIEEKVNKKIKESIALQEFRNIPIQEALEKGAMALFGEKYGDSVRMIQFGSSKELCGGTHVKNTSEIGHFKITSEGSAAAGIRRIEAISGDKSEEYFNNLEKQITELSQLLKSKDVVRSIEKLIEENASLKAEVDALKKEKAKGEIGEWKNAYEQKGNKQLLVKKTSLDAGSVKDIVFQLKREIPTSVTIILSDADGKPMITVGVSDDLAADYQAGAIVKDLAKEIQGGGGGNPGFATAGGKNLEGLENAYQKALNI; from the coding sequence ATGACATCACAAGAGATACGTCAAAAATTTTTAGATTATTTTAAAAGTAAAGGGCATCTTATTGTTCCTTCAGCTCCTATTGTGCTGAAAGACGACCCTACCCTTATGTTTTCCAACTCCGGAATGACGCAGTTCAAGGATTTTTTCCTTGGCTACAAAACGCCTACCGCCCCTAGAATTGCCGATACACAAAAGTGTCTGAGAGTTTCAGGGAAGCACAATGACCTGGATGATGTAGGTAGAGATACTTACCACCACACCATGTTTGAGATGCTAGGAAACTGGTCTTTCGGGGATTACTTCAAAAAAGAGGCTATTGCTTTTGCCTGGGAATTACTGACTGAAGTATACGGAATTCCAAAAGAAAATTTATACGTAACGATTTTTGAAGGTGATGCTTCTGAAAATCTGGACAGAGACCAGGATGCTTATGATTTCTGGAAATCTCACATTTCAGAAGACCGAATCATCAACGGAAATAAAAAAGATAACTTCTGGGAAATGGGTGAAAGCGGACCATGCGGACCGTGTTCAGAAATCCATGTTGACTTGAGAACACCAGAGGAAAAAGCTAAGGTTTCAGGACTTGAACTGGTAAATAATGACCACCCTCAAGTTGTAGAAGTATGGAACCTGGTTTTCATGGAATTCAACAGAAAAGCTGACAAATCATTAGAAAAACTTCCAGCTCAGCATGTAGATACAGGAATGGGCTTTGAACGTCTTTGTATGGCGCTTCAAGGGAAGTCTTCCAACTATGATACAGACGTTTTCACACCGCTTATTTCTAAAGTTGAAGAACTTTCAGGTAAAAAATATACGGGAATTTTAGAAGACGAAAAAGATATTGCCATCCGTGTTGTGGTAGATCACATCAGAGCGGTTTCTTTTGCTATTGCAGACGGACAGCTTCCTTCAAGCGGAGGTGCGGGTTATGTAATCAGAAGGATCTTAAGAAGAGGAATTTCTTATTCTTACAGATTTTTAGGGATGAAAGAACCTTTCCTTTATAAACTTGTAGCAGTTCTTCAGGAACAAATGGGGCCTTTCTTCCCAGAGCTTGAAAAGCAGGGAAAACTGGTTACTGAAGTCATCAAAAGTGAAGAAGATTCATTCTTAAATACGATTGAAACAGGATTAATCCGAGTTGAAAAATTAATTCAGCAAACTATTGCAGACAATCAAAAAGTTTTACCTACTCTTGAGGTTTTCGAATTGTATGACACTTATGGATTCCCAGATGATTTAACAAGAATCATTGCAGAAGAAAAAGGATTAACCATTGATGAGGAAGGGTTCGAAGCTGAAAGAGAAAAGCAAAGAAAGCGTTCTCAGCAAGATTCTGCTCAGAAAGTATATGACTGGGTAAACCTTGAATCAAAACCTGAAACATTTGTAGGATACGATCAGACTGAATCTGAAACCTATATTACAAGATACAGAAAGGTAGAAAACAAAGACGGGGAATTTTACCAGGTAGTATTGAGTAACTCTCCTTTCTACCCTGAAGGAGGTGGACAGGTTGGAGATAAAGGTGTTCTTGAGAATGCTGTTGAAAGCTTTGAAGTATTGGAAACCAAAAAAGAAAACGGATTGATTATTTCGTTGATCAGTGGACTTCCGAAAGATGCCGGTGCTGTTTTCTATGCTAAAGTAAATGCTTCTGACAGAAAAAATTCTCAGGCAAACCACTCTGTGACTCACCTTCTGCATGAGGCTTTAAGAGATGTTTTAGGAACTCACGTAGAACAGAAAGGTTCTTATGTAGGTCCTGATTATCTTCGTTTCGACTTCTCTCATTTCAACAAAATGACTGAGGAAGAATTGGCATTAATTGAAGAAAAAGTAAACAAAAAGATCAAAGAAAGTATTGCGTTACAGGAATTCAGAAATATTCCGATTCAGGAAGCTTTGGAGAAAGGAGCAATGGCTTTATTTGGTGAAAAATATGGTGACAGTGTGAGAATGATTCAATTCGGAAGTTCAAAAGAACTTTGTGGAGGAACTCACGTGAAAAACACCAGCGAAATCGGTCATTTCAAAATCACTTCTGAAGGTTCTGCTGCTGCAGGAATCAGAAGAATTGAGGCTATTTCAGGAGATAAATCAGAAGAATATTTCAACAATCTTGAAAAACAGATCACTGAACTTTCTCAATTGCTAAAGTCCAAAGATGTTGTAAGATCTATCGAAAAACTCATCGAAGAAAATGCTTCATTGAAAGCTGAAGTAGATGCTCTTAAAAAGGAAAAAGCAAAAGGAGAAATCGGTGAATGGAAGAATGCTTATGAGCAAAAAGGCAACAAGCAGCTTTTAGTAAAGAAAACTTCTCTGGATGCAGGTTCTGTAAAAGACATCGTATTCCAGTTGAAGAGAGAAATTCCTACTTCGGTAACGATTATCCTTTCTGATGCAGATGGCAAACCAATGATCACCGTTGGAGTTTCTGATGATCTGGCTGCAGATTATCAGGCAGGAGCTATCGTAAAAGATCTTGCAAAAGAAATCCAAGGCGGTGGCGGCGGAAACCCGGGTTTTGCAACAGCAGGTGGTAAAAACCTTGAAGGTCTGGAAAATGCTTACCAGAAAGCTTTGAATATATAA
- a CDS encoding DUF2268 domain-containing putative Zn-dependent protease (predicted Zn-dependent protease with a strongly conserved HExxH motif) — translation MKYSVIFLFLTTFVYSQKRVSNTDVTNFWKAYDLAQKSNDSLKQMEIMNSEYLEKASPALKALIKMDTMSVSDYVKSINKIPKRWNKVRTRTLEIAQQDYDIEKLYTSFKKIYPSFHSPQISFVIGTFNRGGTTTREFILIGTEVTALTSLSDPEIKQSTEYNIAHELVHVQQDYINGVNNEEEYRNLDLLGWALMEGSCDFIAEKLLGNLPHIAYIDYGRNHEEQLWSEFKKDMYQYDTDQWMYNGSSSKDKPADLAYFVGYTICKSYYEKAADKKAALKEIISINYSKNEHHAFFKKAGYMK, via the coding sequence ATGAAATACAGTGTCATATTTTTATTCTTAACCACATTCGTTTATTCCCAAAAAAGAGTGTCAAATACGGATGTCACCAACTTCTGGAAAGCCTATGACCTGGCACAGAAATCTAATGACTCGCTGAAACAGATGGAAATCATGAATTCAGAGTATTTGGAGAAAGCAAGCCCGGCACTTAAAGCATTGATAAAAATGGACACAATGAGTGTTTCAGATTATGTCAAGAGCATTAATAAAATACCAAAGCGTTGGAATAAAGTACGTACACGAACGTTGGAGATAGCGCAGCAGGATTATGATATAGAAAAGCTGTACACGTCTTTTAAAAAGATCTATCCATCATTTCACAGCCCTCAGATTAGCTTTGTGATAGGTACTTTTAACAGAGGTGGAACGACAACCCGTGAATTTATTTTAATAGGAACAGAAGTTACCGCATTGACCTCACTTTCAGATCCGGAAATCAAGCAGTCTACAGAATATAACATTGCTCATGAACTGGTTCATGTACAGCAGGATTATATCAACGGAGTGAATAATGAAGAAGAATATCGTAATCTCGATTTATTAGGCTGGGCTTTAATGGAAGGCTCCTGCGACTTTATTGCTGAAAAGCTTTTGGGAAATCTTCCTCATATTGCATACATAGATTATGGCAGGAATCATGAAGAACAGCTTTGGTCGGAATTTAAAAAGGATATGTACCAATATGATACGGATCAATGGATGTACAATGGAAGTTCTTCTAAGGATAAACCCGCTGATCTTGCCTATTTTGTAGGCTACACAATTTGTAAGAGCTATTATGAAAAGGCTGCAGATAAAAAAGCAGCATTAAAGGAAATCATCAGCATCAATTATTCAAAAAACGAGCATCACGCATTTTTTAAAAAGGCAGGTTATATGAAATAA
- a CDS encoding sigma-70 family RNA polymerase sigma factor produces the protein MTKDEELKSWIEQYSGPLLKRALYVLSNKEDAQDVVQEVFLAAYSAHDSFEGKSNPLTWLMAILNRKVADFYRKKYKSEPDIRLDHFFDGTGSWKQNDVLNDWNISGGGDELLDSADFNKTLEECIEELPARWKILVKMYYIEEKKAPEVSQELNVSTTNLWKILQRSRMQLRECLEFNWFSKS, from the coding sequence ATGACAAAAGATGAAGAATTGAAAAGCTGGATAGAGCAATATTCCGGACCGCTTTTGAAGCGGGCACTGTATGTACTTTCTAATAAAGAAGATGCACAGGATGTTGTTCAGGAAGTTTTTCTTGCGGCATATTCAGCCCATGATTCTTTTGAAGGAAAAAGCAATCCTCTCACCTGGCTGATGGCAATTCTGAACAGGAAAGTTGCAGATTTTTACCGAAAAAAGTATAAATCTGAACCTGATATCAGACTTGATCATTTTTTTGATGGAACAGGCTCATGGAAACAAAATGATGTTTTAAATGACTGGAATATATCAGGTGGCGGAGATGAACTTTTAGACAGTGCAGACTTTAATAAAACATTGGAGGAATGTATTGAAGAATTGCCCGCCAGATGGAAGATCCTGGTTAAAATGTATTATATCGAAGAAAAAAAAGCACCGGAAGTAAGTCAGGAATTGAATGTTTCTACGACTAATCTTTGGAAGATTTTGCAAAGAAGCCGCATGCAGCTCAGAGAATGTCTGGAGTTTAACTGGTTTTCAAAATCATAA
- a CDS encoding DUF417 family protein gives MVGTVQESKNQLTRAGYYISLFGAALILLWIGIFKFTPTEAAAIKPLVENHFLTFFVYKIMSAQAVSNLIGVIEIIIALLLIFSAKFAVLKKYAGIGMIVTFLVTLSYLFTTPGIWKIVDGVPVTDFFILKDLMLLGFGLMIVQNNK, from the coding sequence ATGGTCGGAACAGTACAGGAATCTAAAAATCAATTAACCCGGGCCGGGTATTATATCTCCCTCTTCGGAGCAGCTCTTATTTTGCTGTGGATAGGTATTTTCAAATTTACCCCTACAGAAGCAGCCGCCATAAAACCTTTGGTGGAAAACCATTTCTTAACTTTTTTCGTATATAAGATTATGAGCGCCCAGGCAGTGTCAAATCTTATCGGAGTGATAGAAATTATCATTGCATTACTCCTGATATTTAGTGCGAAATTTGCTGTACTGAAGAAGTATGCAGGAATAGGAATGATTGTCACTTTTCTGGTAACCTTAAGCTATTTGTTTACAACACCGGGAATCTGGAAAATAGTGGATGGAGTGCCTGTGACGGATTTCTTTATTTTAAAAGACCTTATGCTTTTAGGATTTGGCTTAATGATCGTTCAAAATAATAAGTAA
- the msrB gene encoding peptide-methionine (R)-S-oxide reductase MsrB, translating to MKNILIVLGIILGIAVFAAGSGLFKNTKPNEVEVKKENEKIMDSKNVKEIYFAGGCFWGTEHFFQQIRGVVGTDVGYANGNTQNPTYEEVVSHTTGFAETVKVKYAPEQVDLKLLIDLYFKTIDPTSKDQQGNDRGNQYRTGIYFTNKTDEAIVKDEVQKLAKNYNKPLLVETIPLKNFYRAEDYHQDYLDKNPGGYCHIEPGLFEMAKKANPLPKPAYQKQDKKVLKEKLTAEQYNVTQENGTERPFQNEYWNETREGIYVDITTGEPLFISTDKFESGCGWPSFSKPITKALIDEKMDRTHGMTRVEVRSKTGDAHLGHVFTDGPQDKGGLRYCINSASLKFIPKAEMESKGYGKYLPLLDKK from the coding sequence ATGAAAAATATATTAATCGTACTCGGAATCATTCTGGGTATAGCAGTTTTTGCTGCAGGATCCGGGCTTTTTAAGAACACGAAGCCCAATGAAGTGGAAGTAAAAAAAGAAAATGAGAAAATTATGGATAGTAAAAACGTTAAAGAGATTTATTTTGCAGGGGGATGTTTCTGGGGAACAGAGCATTTTTTTCAACAGATTCGTGGAGTTGTAGGAACAGATGTAGGCTATGCCAACGGAAATACCCAAAACCCTACTTATGAAGAGGTGGTAAGCCATACAACAGGTTTTGCTGAAACCGTGAAAGTGAAGTATGCCCCTGAGCAGGTAGATCTGAAACTGTTAATTGACCTTTATTTTAAAACCATTGACCCTACCAGCAAAGATCAGCAGGGAAATGACAGAGGAAACCAATACAGAACCGGAATCTATTTTACCAACAAAACAGATGAAGCTATTGTAAAAGATGAAGTTCAGAAACTGGCGAAAAACTATAATAAACCTTTATTGGTAGAAACTATTCCATTGAAAAATTTCTACAGAGCAGAAGATTATCACCAGGATTATCTGGATAAAAATCCGGGCGGTTACTGCCACATTGAACCGGGACTTTTTGAAATGGCTAAAAAAGCCAATCCGCTTCCAAAGCCAGCCTACCAAAAACAGGATAAGAAAGTTTTAAAAGAAAAACTGACTGCCGAACAATATAATGTTACGCAGGAAAATGGTACAGAAAGACCTTTTCAGAATGAATACTGGAATGAAACCCGTGAAGGAATTTATGTAGATATTACCACAGGAGAACCTTTGTTTATTTCTACAGATAAGTTTGAGTCCGGCTGTGGATGGCCAAGTTTCTCAAAACCGATTACAAAGGCTTTGATTGATGAAAAAATGGATCGTACCCACGGAATGACCAGAGTGGAAGTAAGAAGTAAAACCGGTGATGCCCATTTAGGACATGTCTTTACAGATGGGCCACAGGATAAAGGAGGACTTCGCTACTGTATCAACAGTGCTTCGCTGAAATTTATTCCAAAAGCTGAAATGGAAAGTAAAGGATACGGAAAATATCTTCCGTTGTTAGATAAAAAGTAA
- a CDS encoding ABC transporter permease, producing MIKLLKLEYYKNLNYKPFKVFTILYFAILIALLFIGLVDFDIFGGTINLKEQGIYNFPEIWNFTTWIVALLKIFLGLIIVFSISQEFSNRMFKQNTIDGLSRKEFITSKLLTISIFTIVSTVIVLGITIFLGYQYSNTKESAKVFAEIFFIGNYFVKLFTFFCFLMFLSILLRKSVFVFLALFVFWIGEGILTAVEVFSKVRGMQGPQRNEVLQNDFFITHLLPLESMSSLIPNPMMRLNMVKMMGVKYEFHYPTESLIACLVWSVLFIFGSYWILRKRDW from the coding sequence ATGATAAAATTATTAAAACTGGAATACTACAAAAATCTGAACTATAAGCCGTTTAAGGTTTTTACGATACTTTATTTCGCCATTCTTATTGCTTTGCTTTTCATCGGATTGGTTGATTTTGATATTTTTGGAGGAACCATTAATTTAAAAGAGCAGGGAATTTATAATTTTCCGGAAATCTGGAACTTCACCACATGGATTGTCGCTTTACTGAAAATTTTTCTGGGACTGATTATTGTCTTCTCTATTTCACAGGAATTCAGCAACAGAATGTTCAAGCAGAATACGATTGATGGATTGAGCAGAAAAGAATTTATCACTTCAAAACTGCTGACGATAAGTATTTTCACCATTGTTTCTACGGTGATTGTATTGGGTATCACTATATTTCTTGGTTATCAATATTCAAATACAAAAGAATCAGCAAAAGTTTTTGCTGAGATCTTCTTCATTGGAAATTACTTTGTAAAACTGTTTACGTTCTTCTGTTTCTTAATGTTTCTTTCCATTTTACTGAGAAAATCGGTGTTTGTATTTCTTGCCCTTTTTGTCTTCTGGATTGGGGAAGGAATTTTAACAGCTGTTGAAGTTTTCTCTAAAGTAAGAGGAATGCAGGGGCCGCAGAGAAATGAAGTTCTTCAGAATGACTTTTTTATCACGCATCTTTTGCCGTTGGAAAGTATGTCCAGCCTTATTCCTAATCCTATGATGAGATTAAATATGGTCAAAATGATGGGTGTAAAATATGAATTCCACTACCCTACAGAAAGCCTTATTGCTTGTCTGGTTTGGTCTGTCCTATTCATATTTGGATCGTACTGGATTTTGAGAAAAAGGGATTGGTAG
- a CDS encoding ABC transporter ATP-binding protein, translating to MEKILSVKNLTKKFKRVVVNNISFDVEKGNVYGLLGPNGSGKSTTFGMLLSTINPTSGDWFWFGKKGTNPETLKKIGAIIEQPNFYPYLSAETNLKIVAEIKNAPYSRIDEVLKTVNLYERRKDTFKTFSLGMKQRLAIASAMLNNPEVMILDEPTNGLDPEGIIQIREIISDIAKQGITIIIASHLLDEIEKICSHVIVLKEGNSIYCGRVDEMTSNNGYFELKADNNILLFNTLNELPWFSFVNQDRDYIKAQIRDDVSISASALNQKLAEKGIFLSHLAKKKLSLESQFLELVKNTN from the coding sequence ATGGAAAAGATTTTATCAGTAAAAAATTTGACAAAGAAATTCAAAAGAGTTGTCGTCAACAATATTTCTTTTGATGTTGAAAAAGGAAACGTGTATGGGCTTTTGGGTCCCAATGGAAGTGGAAAATCCACCACTTTCGGAATGCTGCTTTCCACCATCAATCCTACCAGCGGAGACTGGTTCTGGTTCGGTAAAAAAGGAACAAATCCAGAAACTTTAAAAAAGATAGGAGCGATTATCGAACAGCCCAACTTTTATCCTTATCTAAGTGCAGAAACCAATCTTAAAATTGTAGCAGAAATTAAAAATGCTCCCTATTCAAGGATTGATGAAGTTTTGAAAACCGTGAATCTGTATGAAAGAAGAAAAGATACCTTCAAAACCTTTTCTCTGGGAATGAAACAACGTCTTGCCATCGCTTCAGCTATGCTGAACAACCCTGAAGTAATGATATTGGATGAACCGACCAACGGACTGGATCCGGAAGGAATTATTCAGATCAGAGAGATCATCAGCGATATTGCCAAGCAGGGAATCACGATTATTATTGCCAGCCACCTTTTGGATGAAATTGAAAAAATCTGCAGCCATGTCATTGTATTGAAAGAAGGAAACTCCATCTACTGTGGAAGAGTAGATGAAATGACTTCCAACAACGGATATTTTGAACTGAAAGCTGATAATAACATATTACTTTTCAATACATTGAACGAATTACCGTGGTTTAGCTTCGTCAATCAGGACAGGGATTATATTAAAGCCCAGATCCGTGATGATGTGTCAATTTCAGCTTCAGCACTGAATCAGAAGCTGGCGGAAAAAGGGATTTTCTTATCTCATTTGGCCAAGAAAAAACTATCTCTTGAATCACAATTCCTTGAACTTGTAAAAAACACCAATTAG
- a CDS encoding ATP-binding protein: MKLIELAEELNVSAEAIKQFIQDFDLELVDCVSTNFEVKEDFEKFARENVDFLRLYEKDLDKNKTLEQIAKVINQPKDKVEKVIKDNNLNIFDNGFFKSSISSYGIDNKLGGNYKFVYDYFGSKTSLQQRDFIGYRDLFFYTSTVLEPFLNPQQIKDWGINKPAGIILYGPPGSGKIFWANKIAEIIGYQFKEVKKHYLGTSLIDGNEINFSDFLLNMMKENKMLLFMDDFDEIMMQRRAETDVASCNLEAQELILHYIGKFEKEGVLMVGSANSVSEIDEEILAPGRFDVMIPIFPPNASERSEIILYAMTRGLEEDSLLYKILKNNKADKIPFWHEISSKMKAFSNTMLIDFTQSLKKRIKNLYQRTRNEKLKIDQNLLSGALRDAGSKLTEEYLDQVARFLADAIINNFDDFKFRIQALKSELETYRVVEEPQRAIGFQHNDEEKDKG; encoded by the coding sequence ATGAAGCTAATTGAACTGGCAGAAGAACTGAATGTTTCTGCAGAAGCCATAAAACAGTTTATACAGGATTTCGATCTTGAATTGGTAGACTGTGTCAGTACGAATTTTGAAGTAAAAGAAGATTTTGAAAAATTTGCCCGCGAAAACGTAGACTTTTTAAGATTATACGAAAAAGATCTGGACAAAAATAAAACGCTGGAGCAGATTGCCAAAGTTATCAATCAGCCTAAAGACAAGGTAGAAAAGGTGATTAAAGATAACAACCTCAATATTTTTGATAATGGTTTTTTCAAATCTTCCATATCAAGTTATGGAATTGATAACAAATTAGGCGGAAACTATAAGTTTGTCTATGATTATTTCGGAAGTAAAACCAGCCTTCAGCAAAGAGATTTCATAGGATACAGAGATCTGTTTTTTTATACATCTACTGTTCTGGAACCCTTCCTGAACCCACAGCAGATCAAAGATTGGGGGATCAACAAGCCTGCAGGAATTATTTTGTATGGCCCTCCGGGAAGCGGTAAGATATTTTGGGCGAATAAGATTGCTGAAATTATTGGCTATCAGTTTAAAGAAGTCAAAAAACACTATTTGGGAACTTCGCTGATTGACGGAAATGAAATCAACTTCAGTGATTTTCTATTAAATATGATGAAGGAAAACAAAATGCTGCTCTTTATGGATGATTTTGATGAAATTATGATGCAGAGAAGAGCAGAAACAGATGTTGCTTCCTGTAATCTTGAAGCTCAGGAGCTTATCCTTCATTATATCGGAAAATTTGAAAAAGAAGGTGTTCTGATGGTGGGTTCTGCCAATTCAGTTTCAGAAATTGACGAAGAAATTCTTGCTCCGGGAAGATTTGATGTTATGATCCCGATTTTTCCTCCCAATGCTTCAGAACGATCAGAAATCATTTTATATGCCATGACCAGAGGATTGGAAGAAGATTCTTTGCTTTATAAAATACTTAAAAACAACAAAGCAGATAAAATCCCTTTCTGGCATGAAATATCTTCAAAGATGAAAGCCTTCAGCAATACGATGCTGATAGATTTTACCCAAAGTTTAAAGAAAAGAATTAAAAATCTTTATCAAAGAACCAGAAATGAGAAGCTGAAAATTGATCAGAATCTTTTGAGTGGAGCGTTAAGGGATGCAGGTTCCAAGCTTACTGAAGAATATCTTGATCAGGTGGCCCGGTTCTTAGCCGATGCCATTATCAATAATTTTGATGATTTTAAATTTAGGATTCAGGCATTGAAGAGCGAACTGGAAACCTACAGAGTTGTTGAAGAGCCACAAAGAGCTATCGGATTTCAGCATAATGACGAGGAAAAAGACAAAGGGTAA
- a CDS encoding NAD(P)/FAD-dependent oxidoreductase, producing MNSIWELDTFYRKRDIIIIGSGFSGLWTAISIKEKYPEKSVLIIERNAIPLGASTRNAGFACFGSFTEVIADSQKMGWEKTLELVKMRFEGLQKIQHYFKNDEIDFERNGGYEVLNSEEPLSHMDSINEKLKVITGLDQTYSLKQDKIQQFGLGKSAFLIENPCEGSLHSGKLLQKLLEKCHELKVEFLFGKEVENIEERPLEVEIRLSGDISVKADKMIYCTNAFTSRFLGKENIIPARGQILLTEPIERLKLKGTFHYDEGYYYFRNVGNRVLLGGGRNQDFKTEETTAFETTEFLQNHLENFLKEVILPYTDFKIALRWSGIMAMGSEKTPIVKQLSERQFCAVRLSGMGVALAPKIGEIMADII from the coding sequence ATGAACAGCATCTGGGAACTGGACACTTTCTACAGGAAAAGAGATATCATTATCATTGGTTCCGGGTTTTCCGGGCTCTGGACAGCTATATCCATTAAGGAGAAGTATCCTGAAAAATCTGTTCTTATCATTGAACGGAATGCTATTCCACTGGGTGCTTCAACGAGGAATGCCGGGTTTGCCTGTTTCGGAAGCTTTACCGAAGTCATTGCAGATTCACAGAAAATGGGTTGGGAAAAAACTCTGGAGCTTGTTAAAATGAGATTTGAGGGTCTTCAGAAAATTCAACATTATTTCAAAAATGATGAAATTGATTTTGAACGTAATGGAGGCTATGAAGTTTTAAATAGCGAAGAACCTTTATCCCATATGGATTCCATCAATGAAAAGCTGAAAGTAATAACTGGTCTGGATCAAACATATAGTCTGAAACAGGATAAAATACAGCAATTCGGGTTGGGGAAATCTGCATTTCTGATTGAAAATCCTTGTGAAGGAAGTCTGCATTCGGGAAAGCTGTTGCAGAAGCTTTTGGAAAAATGTCATGAGCTGAAGGTAGAATTCTTATTCGGAAAAGAGGTTGAAAATATTGAAGAAAGACCCCTTGAGGTTGAGATTCGTCTTTCCGGTGATATTTCTGTAAAAGCAGATAAAATGATCTATTGCACCAATGCATTCACCTCCAGATTCCTGGGAAAAGAAAATATCATTCCAGCCCGTGGACAAATTCTTCTGACAGAGCCCATAGAAAGATTGAAGTTGAAAGGAACTTTTCACTATGATGAAGGGTATTATTATTTCAGGAATGTAGGAAACCGGGTTCTGTTGGGTGGTGGAAGAAATCAGGATTTTAAGACAGAAGAAACAACGGCTTTTGAAACGACAGAATTTCTGCAAAATCATTTGGAAAACTTTTTAAAAGAAGTCATACTTCCTTATACAGATTTTAAAATAGCACTTCGCTGGTCAGGAATCATGGCCATGGGTTCGGAAAAGACTCCTATTGTAAAACAGCTTTCAGAAAGACAGTTTTGTGCAGTAAGACTTTCAGGAATGGGAGTTGCCCTGGCTCCTAAGATTGGTGAGATAATGGCTGATATTATTTAA